A region of Pontiella agarivorans DNA encodes the following proteins:
- a CDS encoding ATP-binding protein: MADHFAQLCRLTGQAVTDYRMIEDGDRLLVGISGGVDSMMLMHLLTRLQQRAPVKFELFGIHIDEGFKGLNPQPLVHYAEANGWPIKVVRAPIAELILEKKADERPCALCSRLRRGFIHGYAEEIKADKLVLGHHRDDLCVSLLMGLFRGTGLKTMGPNVSGDGGKLRVIRPMCYAPKDLIESAAEPFDFPDLGNCDYAEQLETSGDRARLERLLKTLETDFPGLGKSMLHSMKDLRPGHLLDKKYLKLN, encoded by the coding sequence ATGGCCGATCACTTTGCCCAACTCTGCCGGCTCACCGGACAGGCCGTTACCGATTACCGCATGATTGAAGATGGCGACCGCCTCCTCGTCGGCATCAGCGGCGGCGTAGACTCCATGATGCTCATGCATCTGCTCACCCGGCTGCAGCAGCGCGCACCCGTAAAATTCGAGCTGTTCGGCATCCATATTGACGAAGGTTTCAAGGGGCTCAACCCTCAGCCCCTCGTCCATTATGCCGAAGCCAACGGCTGGCCGATCAAGGTGGTCCGGGCCCCGATCGCTGAACTGATTCTCGAAAAGAAAGCCGATGAACGCCCCTGCGCGCTTTGTTCGCGGTTGCGGCGGGGTTTTATTCATGGCTATGCGGAAGAGATCAAAGCGGATAAGCTGGTACTCGGCCATCACCGCGACGATCTGTGCGTCAGCCTTCTAATGGGGCTCTTCCGCGGAACCGGCCTGAAAACCATGGGCCCCAATGTGTCTGGCGACGGCGGGAAACTGCGCGTCATCCGTCCCATGTGCTATGCCCCGAAAGATCTCATCGAATCCGCCGCAGAACCGTTCGATTTTCCGGACCTCGGAAACTGCGATTATGCAGAACAGCTCGAAACTTCAGGCGACCGCGCCCGCTTAGAGCGCCTGCTGAAAACCCTAGAAACCGATTTTCCAGGCCTTGGAAAAAGTATGCTCCACTCAATGAAAGATCTACGGCCCGGCCATCTGCTGGATAAAAAATATCTCAAACTGAATTAA
- the murJ gene encoding murein biosynthesis integral membrane protein MurJ, translating to MKDGKVIRSAGVVGSFTLLSRGLGMLRDIIIAYHFGTSIWASAFFVAFTLPNLFRRLFGEGALSAAFVPIFIETRTKEGDQSAWNMAAKVVTMTAALLSSIAIIGVLLFSVLTRLPCFSDKWITTFELSRIMFPYVVFICLAALSMAVLNSYRHFATSAFAPCLLNLILIVIMLAVFPVVGKEPSIRATALAWGVLLAGISQIAIQLPALKRFGCPFKFSNRWNDPKIRKMLLLMGPAALGMAVTQFNVLIDRLLALWIGDWAPAALFYSERMIYFPLGIIATAMGTVLLPTFSTQRAEDNHAAMSTTITHSLRHLSFIMLPAALGLLVLAPDILSCIFEWGGRFSEYSTLLSARALMFYAPGLLVFSAAKVFVPAFYAMQDTRTPVRIGIYIVLINLALNIIFILILPEYWKHAGMAFSTVLAEAVGMSVLGILLTRRVKNIEWPSILRSSLRHLLSALLMAAAAWLTARLLLPVFGNMLPLKLANMASLTTAMAIGALTYFLLSLALRAPELRELKSALLRR from the coding sequence TTGAAAGACGGGAAAGTCATACGTTCCGCCGGGGTGGTTGGAAGTTTCACATTACTGAGTCGCGGACTGGGCATGTTGCGCGACATCATCATTGCCTACCACTTCGGCACCTCCATCTGGGCTTCGGCATTTTTTGTGGCCTTCACCCTGCCCAACCTGTTCCGCCGGCTTTTCGGCGAAGGAGCACTTTCCGCCGCGTTTGTCCCGATCTTCATTGAAACGCGCACAAAAGAAGGCGATCAGTCCGCATGGAACATGGCTGCCAAAGTGGTCACCATGACCGCTGCCCTGCTTTCAAGTATCGCCATCATCGGGGTTCTGCTCTTTTCTGTCCTGACCCGGCTCCCCTGTTTTTCCGATAAATGGATCACCACCTTCGAACTGTCACGCATCATGTTCCCCTATGTGGTTTTCATCTGCCTGGCCGCGCTCTCCATGGCGGTGCTCAATTCCTACCGGCACTTCGCCACGTCCGCCTTTGCCCCCTGCCTGCTCAACCTGATCCTCATCGTCATCATGCTCGCCGTTTTTCCCGTGGTGGGAAAAGAGCCCTCTATCCGTGCAACGGCGCTGGCGTGGGGCGTCCTGCTGGCCGGAATTTCCCAGATCGCCATTCAGCTGCCGGCACTGAAACGTTTCGGCTGTCCCTTCAAATTTTCCAACCGCTGGAACGATCCCAAAATCCGGAAAATGCTGTTGCTCATGGGCCCGGCGGCACTCGGCATGGCAGTCACCCAGTTCAACGTACTGATCGACCGGCTGCTCGCCCTCTGGATCGGCGACTGGGCCCCGGCCGCCCTGTTTTACAGCGAACGTATGATCTATTTCCCCCTAGGCATCATTGCCACCGCCATGGGCACGGTACTGCTGCCGACCTTTTCCACCCAGCGCGCCGAAGACAATCATGCCGCCATGAGCACCACCATCACCCACTCCCTGCGGCACCTCTCCTTCATTATGCTTCCCGCCGCGCTCGGACTCCTCGTCCTCGCGCCCGATATCCTCTCCTGCATCTTTGAATGGGGCGGCCGTTTTTCCGAATATTCCACCTTACTGAGTGCCCGCGCCCTGATGTTCTATGCGCCCGGCCTGCTGGTCTTCAGTGCCGCCAAAGTGTTTGTTCCCGCCTTTTATGCCATGCAGGACACCCGGACCCCTGTACGCATCGGCATTTACATCGTACTCATTAATCTGGCACTCAACATTATTTTCATTCTGATCCTGCCCGAATACTGGAAACACGCCGGCATGGCCTTCTCAACGGTGCTCGCCGAAGCCGTCGGCATGAGCGTACTCGGCATACTGCTGACCCGCCGCGTCAAAAATATCGAATGGCCGTCTATTCTGCGCAGCTCGCTCCGGCACCTGCTGAGCGCGCTCCTCATGGCCGCCGCCGCCTGGTTGACCGCCCGGCTTCTGCTTCCGGTCTTTGGAAATATGCTGCCGCTGAAACTGGCGAACATGGCCTCGCTGACCACCGCTATGGCCATCGGAGCCCTGACTTATTTCCTGCTCTCACTCGCGCTTCGCGCTCCGGAACTGCGCGAACTGAAATCCGCTCTTCTGCGCAGGTAA
- a CDS encoding UDP-3-O-acyl-N-acetylglucosamine deacetylase has protein sequence MTESGTILMGDEEAIKASYAEMNAIPVDWDLSDKPVEPLRKTQTTLGGETTISGPGTFMGKAMRTITLAPSNLEGWWLDRADLPNSLPIRVGIANVWTTGQIVSNIVLRSGNPHNYVRMVEHLISLRMGMGIDNMVIKFDSGDPPLFEQGSLDVVEAIKSCGVENSEKPVNYFTVKKPITVGGTYGDFVTLAPPLNPDNPQLTIDAAINFNTALGQQRIIFPVCKELTEMASVARTNTSNAKVWYCRTIGKLFADVRNLGYNKKNVSIAGKKRYINEPRLVHEGKALEAVWHRSVLDLLAAIALIPNGQFVGHIKSYKAGHRLDCELMKQLYLNEMLVPLDEYLKGVE, from the coding sequence ATGACAGAATCAGGCACCATTTTGATGGGCGATGAAGAGGCGATTAAGGCTTCGTATGCAGAGATGAACGCGATCCCGGTGGACTGGGATTTGAGCGATAAACCGGTTGAGCCGTTGCGTAAAACGCAGACTACTCTGGGCGGAGAAACAACGATTTCCGGTCCCGGAACGTTCATGGGTAAAGCGATGCGGACGATCACACTTGCGCCGTCCAATCTGGAGGGCTGGTGGCTCGACCGCGCCGATCTCCCGAATTCGCTGCCCATCCGGGTGGGCATTGCCAATGTCTGGACGACGGGCCAGATTGTCAGCAATATTGTGTTGCGTTCAGGTAATCCGCACAACTATGTGCGTATGGTGGAACATCTGATTTCGCTGCGTATGGGGATGGGCATCGATAATATGGTTATTAAATTCGATTCCGGGGATCCGCCGTTATTTGAGCAGGGCAGTCTGGATGTGGTGGAGGCCATTAAATCGTGCGGTGTGGAAAATTCGGAAAAACCGGTGAACTATTTTACCGTCAAAAAGCCGATTACCGTGGGCGGAACCTATGGGGACTTTGTTACGCTGGCTCCGCCGCTGAATCCGGATAATCCGCAATTGACCATTGATGCGGCAATCAATTTCAATACGGCTTTGGGGCAGCAGCGCATTATTTTTCCGGTTTGCAAAGAGCTGACGGAAATGGCATCGGTTGCTCGGACAAACACATCAAATGCCAAAGTCTGGTACTGTCGGACCATCGGCAAGCTGTTCGCTGATGTGCGGAATCTGGGCTACAATAAGAAAAACGTATCGATCGCCGGTAAAAAACGCTACATCAATGAACCGCGTCTGGTTCACGAAGGTAAAGCGCTGGAAGCGGTCTGGCACCGTTCTGTGCTGGATCTGCTGGCCGCGATTGCCTTGATTCCGAATGGCCAGTTTGTCGGTCACATTAAATCCTACAAAGCCGGCCATCGCCTTGACTGTGAATTGATGAAGCAGTTGTATCTCAATGAAATGCTGGTGCCGCTCGATGAATATCTCAAGGGAGTTGAATGA
- a CDS encoding secondary thiamine-phosphate synthase enzyme YjbQ: protein MKSYRKELWFKAPKRRQIVHITPEIEECLRESGIREGLCLVNAMHITASVFINDNESGLHSDYERWLEKLAPEKPYDQYAHNGYEDNADAHLKRTVMGREVVVAVTDGKLDFGPWESIFYYELDGMRDKRALVKIIGE, encoded by the coding sequence ATGAAATCGTACCGAAAAGAACTCTGGTTTAAAGCGCCGAAACGGCGGCAGATCGTTCATATTACGCCGGAAATTGAAGAATGTCTGCGCGAATCCGGGATCCGGGAAGGGCTGTGCCTGGTGAATGCCATGCACATTACAGCGTCGGTTTTTATTAATGACAATGAAAGCGGACTGCATTCCGACTACGAACGCTGGTTGGAAAAACTGGCGCCGGAAAAACCTTATGACCAGTATGCACACAATGGGTATGAGGATAATGCCGATGCTCACCTGAAGCGCACCGTGATGGGCCGCGAAGTGGTGGTGGCCGTCACGGACGGAAAATTGGATTTCGGTCCGTGGGAATCGATTTTCTATTATGAGCTCGACGGGATGCGCGACAAGCGCGCCCTCGTCAAGATTATCGGAGAATAA
- a CDS encoding UDP-glucuronic acid decarboxylase family protein: MKDIIKKRVLVTGGAGFLGSFLCERLLDEGCDVICMDNFFTGRKANIAHLMGNPYFELMRHDVTFPFYVEVDEIYNLACPASPVHYQFDPVQTTKTSVHGAINVLGLAKRLKAKVFQASTSEVYGDPDVHPQPESYWGHVNPIGIRSCYDEGKRCAETLFFDYWRQHNLRIKVVRIFNTYGPRMHPHDGRVVSNFIMQALRGEDITIYGDGTQTRSFCYVSDLIEGWIRLMNSPDDVTGPINIGNPGEFTMIELAENVIELTGSSSKLVYEPLPADDPKQRKPDITLAKEKLGWEPNVPLREGLAKTIEYFDGLLKQ; encoded by the coding sequence ATGAAAGACATTATCAAGAAACGGGTACTTGTAACCGGAGGAGCCGGCTTTCTGGGATCTTTTCTCTGTGAACGGCTGCTAGACGAAGGGTGCGATGTCATCTGTATGGATAATTTCTTCACCGGACGAAAAGCCAACATTGCGCATCTGATGGGCAATCCGTATTTTGAACTGATGCGTCACGATGTGACGTTTCCTTTTTATGTTGAGGTCGACGAAATCTACAACCTCGCCTGCCCCGCCTCACCGGTTCACTATCAGTTTGACCCCGTACAGACCACAAAAACCAGCGTTCACGGGGCCATCAATGTACTCGGACTGGCCAAACGTCTGAAAGCCAAGGTGTTTCAGGCATCAACTTCAGAAGTCTACGGCGACCCCGATGTCCACCCGCAGCCGGAATCCTACTGGGGCCACGTCAACCCTATCGGCATCCGCTCCTGCTACGATGAAGGAAAACGCTGCGCCGAAACCCTCTTTTTTGATTACTGGCGCCAACACAACCTGCGCATTAAAGTGGTCCGCATCTTCAACACCTATGGTCCGCGCATGCATCCGCACGACGGCCGGGTGGTTTCCAACTTTATCATGCAGGCCCTGCGTGGTGAGGATATCACGATTTACGGCGACGGAACACAGACCCGCTCGTTCTGTTATGTTTCCGACCTGATTGAGGGCTGGATCCGTCTGATGAACTCTCCGGACGATGTCACCGGCCCCATCAATATCGGAAATCCCGGTGAATTCACCATGATTGAACTGGCGGAAAATGTGATCGAGCTGACCGGCTCATCCTCAAAACTGGTGTATGAGCCCCTGCCTGCCGACGACCCGAAACAGCGCAAACCCGATATCACACTGGCCAAAGAAAAACTCGGCTGGGAACCGAATGTACCTCTGCGTGAAGGCCTCGCCAAAACCATCGAATATTTCGACGGCCTGCTGAAGCAGTAA
- a CDS encoding aminotransferase class IV: MSESFVKPVVNREEWIARLPKREKKLYAMYSSVTDCIVTDPSMMTVPVDDHMVHRGDGVFESFKCVGGRLYNLQDHLERLEKSCGVLGIALPVSFDEMGQIIVQTVRAGGQPNALVRLLLSRGVGTMGVNPYSCAGPELYIVVYEMQGAKIDRLPEGVSVRLSKVPIKPGIFAQVKTCNYLPNVLMKKEAVDMGVDFTVALDENRFLAEGATENFGIVTRGKELFMPPPDRVLAGTTARRAMEFAQQLKAERVLTTAEFRPINLGAVRSAAEMHVYGTTPNITPVIDFEGNPVGDGKPGPIAQRLFDMLKEEMIPDSTRLTKVF, from the coding sequence ATGTCAGAATCATTCGTAAAACCTGTCGTCAACCGCGAAGAATGGATTGCCCGTCTTCCGAAACGGGAGAAAAAACTCTATGCCATGTATTCTTCGGTCACCGACTGTATTGTGACGGATCCATCGATGATGACGGTTCCGGTGGATGATCATATGGTACATCGGGGCGACGGCGTATTTGAATCGTTCAAGTGTGTCGGCGGGCGTCTTTACAATTTGCAGGATCATCTGGAACGGCTGGAAAAATCGTGTGGAGTTCTCGGTATTGCGCTTCCGGTCAGCTTCGATGAAATGGGGCAGATCATAGTGCAGACAGTACGCGCGGGCGGTCAGCCCAATGCGCTTGTGCGTTTATTACTCTCACGGGGAGTCGGTACGATGGGGGTCAATCCCTATTCCTGTGCCGGGCCGGAGCTTTACATTGTTGTATACGAAATGCAGGGCGCAAAAATTGACCGGCTTCCGGAGGGCGTCAGCGTTCGGCTGAGTAAGGTGCCGATCAAACCGGGGATCTTTGCGCAGGTTAAAACCTGCAACTATCTGCCCAATGTACTTATGAAAAAAGAAGCGGTGGATATGGGCGTTGACTTCACGGTTGCGCTGGATGAAAACCGTTTTCTTGCGGAAGGCGCCACCGAAAACTTCGGGATCGTTACACGGGGCAAAGAGCTGTTTATGCCGCCGCCCGACCGGGTGCTGGCCGGCACTACTGCGCGCCGGGCCATGGAATTTGCACAGCAGCTGAAAGCCGAGCGCGTATTGACCACTGCCGAATTCCGGCCGATCAATCTCGGGGCGGTTCGTTCCGCTGCAGAAATGCATGTCTATGGAACCACGCCGAATATTACGCCGGTCATTGATTTTGAAGGTAATCCCGTCGGCGACGGGAAACCCGGTCCGATTGCGCAGCGTTTGTTTGATATGCTGAAAGAAGAGATGATTCCGGACAGCACACGACTTACAAAGGTGTTTTAA
- a CDS encoding CYTH domain-containing protein codes for MAVEIERKFLVVSDAWKSSVVESSICRQGYLVTDPKKTVRVRVMGDQGFLTVKGATDGFSRMEFEYEIDLADANYMLMLCEQLVEKTRHYIEHDGLTWELDVFEGLNAGLVMAEVELESETQHFEKPVWAGEEVSEDERYFNGYLSKHPFSQWK; via the coding sequence ATGGCCGTTGAAATTGAACGTAAGTTTCTGGTGGTTTCCGACGCTTGGAAAAGTTCCGTCGTTGAATCCAGCATCTGCCGGCAGGGTTATCTGGTTACGGATCCGAAAAAAACGGTCCGCGTCCGCGTGATGGGCGATCAGGGATTTCTGACGGTGAAGGGTGCAACGGATGGATTTTCGCGCATGGAATTTGAGTACGAAATCGATCTCGCCGACGCCAATTATATGCTGATGCTCTGCGAGCAGCTGGTGGAAAAGACGCGTCACTATATTGAGCATGACGGGCTTACCTGGGAACTCGACGTGTTCGAGGGATTGAATGCCGGGCTGGTGATGGCGGAGGTGGAGCTGGAATCTGAAACCCAGCACTTTGAAAAACCGGTCTGGGCCGGAGAAGAAGTTTCTGAAGATGAGCGGTATTTTAACGGCTATCTTTCGAAGCATCCGTTCAGTCAATGGAAATAG
- a CDS encoding DUF456 domain-containing protein — translation MELDWHTLSTFGSYSAAALLCILGFVLSCLSLSGTWLVLTATGLVAWSRWPGFPGPGTLILFIVLCIGVEVLEAFAGAWGVQKRGGSKATGWAAVGGGFLGMILGGFIPLPILGNLMGMFAGSFGLAFLVEHNRIKKANHAAHVATGAVLARLGVIFLKVGITIFMTLFLAFGIALTTK, via the coding sequence ATGGAATTGGACTGGCATACACTTAGCACATTCGGCAGCTATTCAGCAGCCGCACTGTTATGCATTCTTGGATTTGTGCTTTCCTGCCTTTCTCTATCCGGAACCTGGTTGGTGCTGACGGCCACAGGCCTGGTAGCCTGGTCGCGCTGGCCCGGGTTTCCCGGCCCGGGAACCCTGATTCTTTTTATCGTGCTCTGCATCGGTGTTGAGGTGCTCGAGGCCTTCGCCGGTGCATGGGGGGTGCAGAAACGCGGCGGCTCCAAAGCCACCGGATGGGCCGCGGTCGGCGGCGGTTTCCTGGGCATGATCCTCGGCGGCTTTATCCCGCTTCCAATCCTTGGAAATCTCATGGGGATGTTTGCCGGAAGTTTCGGGCTCGCCTTTCTTGTTGAACATAATCGCATCAAAAAAGCGAATCATGCCGCCCACGTGGCAACCGGAGCTGTACTTGCCCGCCTGGGCGTCATTTTTCTCAAAGTCGGCATCACCATTTTCATGACCCTCTTTCTGGCCTTCGGCATCGCTCTGACAACAAAATGA
- a CDS encoding response regulator transcription factor: MLSPLTRRQYQVAELLTTGKSNREIAEVLRISPRTVGKYLEQIYTNLGVHSRTALAAVWGRGLVQSDQPLCQQPGAE, from the coding sequence ATGCTCAGTCCATTAACCAGACGGCAATATCAGGTGGCCGAATTACTCACTACCGGAAAAAGCAATCGTGAAATTGCCGAGGTGCTACGTATTTCGCCCCGAACGGTTGGCAAATATTTGGAACAGATATATACGAACCTCGGGGTTCACTCACGCACTGCGTTGGCTGCGGTTTGGGGCCGGGGATTAGTCCAGAGCGACCAGCCATTGTGCCAGCAGCCGGGCGCCGAATAA
- a CDS encoding leucyl aminopeptidase family protein: MKISVSSAPLTDIKKDAVILFFQELENLLPAGNTKLAKQVDALVKTSPFKGKAGQTAVFPMNGKQIIVTGIGEPGRFHHALLEQAAAAAVRTGKAAGLKSFAMASTIKLKGLSESDYHLLAGRGAAWGTYSYDINKSDAKKAPACSLAFCGKVKSRNAIKTAEAQGEALVSTADVANMPGNQATPESIADWAKKMAKETGLGCRIMNTAALEKKGCGGILGVSQGSAKEPRMIILEHKGTDTKAKPIVLVGKTLTFDSGGISLKPGKGMGWMRYDKCGGMAVLAAMQMIGKIKPATPVIGILGAAENMPGSNAIRPGDILTAYKGKTVEVLNTDAEGRLVLMDALGLAADYKPQAIVDLATLTGACIVALGSSASAILGNDQKLVDTLIKNGELAGERLWQLPLYKEYTDDMKSDFADLSNLSKSGGAGTATAAAFLQEFVPDDIPWAHLDIAGTAWLESPKPYQAPGATLFGARLLAQWLVALD, encoded by the coding sequence ATGAAAATTTCCGTATCCTCAGCCCCGCTGACCGACATCAAAAAAGATGCCGTCATTCTTTTTTTCCAGGAATTGGAAAACCTGCTTCCCGCCGGAAACACCAAGCTTGCTAAACAGGTTGACGCCCTCGTAAAAACATCGCCCTTCAAAGGAAAAGCCGGCCAGACCGCTGTTTTTCCAATGAATGGAAAACAGATCATTGTTACCGGCATCGGAGAGCCCGGACGGTTTCATCACGCCCTGCTCGAACAGGCGGCCGCTGCCGCCGTACGCACCGGAAAAGCCGCCGGCCTGAAATCCTTTGCCATGGCATCCACCATCAAGCTCAAGGGCCTTTCCGAATCCGACTACCACCTTCTCGCCGGCCGCGGAGCCGCCTGGGGAACCTACTCCTATGACATCAATAAATCCGATGCAAAAAAAGCCCCGGCCTGCTCCCTGGCTTTCTGCGGAAAAGTAAAATCGCGCAACGCCATCAAAACCGCTGAAGCACAGGGCGAGGCGCTCGTTTCCACGGCAGATGTCGCCAATATGCCGGGCAATCAAGCCACCCCCGAATCCATTGCCGACTGGGCGAAGAAAATGGCCAAAGAAACCGGCCTCGGCTGCCGGATTATGAACACAGCCGCGCTGGAGAAAAAAGGGTGTGGCGGAATCCTCGGCGTTTCCCAGGGCAGTGCCAAAGAACCGCGCATGATCATACTCGAACACAAGGGCACGGACACGAAAGCCAAACCCATCGTGCTCGTGGGCAAAACGCTCACCTTCGATTCCGGCGGTATTTCACTGAAACCCGGAAAAGGCATGGGCTGGATGCGTTACGATAAATGCGGCGGCATGGCTGTGCTGGCCGCCATGCAGATGATCGGAAAAATAAAACCCGCAACCCCCGTCATCGGAATTCTGGGTGCCGCCGAAAACATGCCCGGTTCCAACGCCATCCGTCCGGGGGATATTCTCACCGCCTACAAAGGAAAAACCGTTGAAGTACTCAACACCGATGCCGAAGGCCGGCTGGTTCTCATGGATGCCCTCGGCTTGGCTGCGGATTATAAACCACAGGCCATTGTCGATCTCGCCACGCTCACCGGGGCCTGCATCGTAGCCCTCGGCTCATCCGCCTCGGCCATTCTCGGAAACGATCAGAAACTGGTCGACACACTGATTAAAAACGGCGAACTCGCGGGCGAACGTCTCTGGCAGCTGCCGCTCTATAAAGAATATACGGACGATATGAAATCCGACTTTGCCGATTTATCCAACCTCAGCAAATCCGGTGGAGCCGGTACGGCGACAGCGGCAGCGTTTCTGCAGGAATTCGTTCCGGACGACATTCCGTGGGCGCATCTCGACATTGCCGGTACGGCCTGGCTGGAATCGCCCAAGCCCTATCAAGCTCCGGGAGCCACCTTATTCGGCGCCCGGCTGCTGGCACAATGGCTGGTCGCTCTGGACTAA
- a CDS encoding heavy-metal-associated domain-containing protein yields the protein MKLKAFIFSALALLMLSGCKDPESKANGKKADPAFMFWCFRKEIVSAAYHIPDMKTPAEASYIQNRLKSIPGYEGSTYDLSTQTMTIRYQSSTIRKMNFEEAIALAGFAVNHRPANPHTKIPAGVK from the coding sequence ATGAAATTGAAAGCATTCATTTTTTCAGCCCTGGCGCTTCTCATGCTCTCCGGCTGTAAAGACCCGGAAAGCAAAGCCAACGGAAAAAAGGCCGACCCGGCCTTTATGTTCTGGTGCTTCCGCAAGGAAATCGTCTCCGCCGCTTATCACATTCCCGATATGAAAACACCGGCGGAAGCCTCCTACATTCAGAACCGCCTCAAATCCATCCCCGGCTACGAAGGAAGCACATATGACCTGTCAACCCAGACTATGACGATCAGATACCAAAGCAGTACCATCCGGAAAATGAATTTTGAAGAAGCCATTGCTCTAGCCGGTTTCGCGGTAAACCACCGCCCCGCCAATCCCCACACTAAAATCCCTGCAGGAGTCAAATAA